Proteins encoded by one window of Kribbella flavida DSM 17836:
- a CDS encoding SDR family oxidoreductase, with the protein MRVVIAGGHGQIALRLTRILAGDGHQVVGLVRNPAHEADVTEAGGQVAVLDLEQADVAAVADVLAGADVAIFAAGAGPGSGNARKDTVDRGAAALFAEAAERAGVRRHIQVGSMGVDRIAELDPDETFTVYLTAKLAAEDDLRSRDLDWTILRPGALTDDPGTGQVLLAGRTGSGSVARDDVALVLAGLCSTPASIGRTLELIAGDTSVAAALASL; encoded by the coding sequence ATGCGAGTCGTGATAGCGGGTGGACACGGGCAGATCGCGTTGCGCTTGACCAGGATTCTCGCCGGGGACGGGCACCAGGTCGTCGGCCTGGTCCGCAACCCGGCGCACGAGGCCGACGTCACCGAGGCCGGCGGCCAGGTCGCCGTGCTGGACCTCGAGCAGGCCGACGTCGCGGCGGTCGCCGACGTGCTGGCCGGCGCCGACGTCGCAATCTTCGCCGCGGGCGCCGGCCCGGGCAGCGGCAACGCCCGCAAGGACACCGTCGACCGCGGTGCGGCCGCATTGTTCGCCGAGGCCGCCGAGCGGGCCGGCGTACGGCGGCACATCCAGGTCGGTTCGATGGGCGTCGACCGGATCGCCGAGCTCGACCCGGACGAGACCTTCACCGTCTACCTCACGGCGAAGCTCGCCGCCGAGGACGACCTGCGCTCACGCGACCTGGACTGGACGATTCTGCGCCCGGGCGCCCTCACCGACGACCCCGGCACCGGGCAGGTCCTGCTCGCGGGCCGGACCGGCTCCGGCAGCGTCGCGCGCGACGACGTCGCCCTGGTGCTGGCCGGCCTGTGCAGCACCCCGGCCTCGATCGGCCGCACCCTCGAACTGATCGCCGGCGACACCTCCGTCGCCGCCGCGCTGGCCTCCCTCTGA
- a CDS encoding OsmC family protein: MGDDTLRQVHFERTANGKYLVQNQRGGTLPVGSGGDTDFTPVELLLAAIGACSAIDVDVVTSRRAEPTEFRAVVRGDKIRDAEQGNRMQNLTVEFSIHFPAGEAGDKAREALPRAVKMSHDRLCTVSRTVELGTPVALTLNASDEA, encoded by the coding sequence ATGGGCGACGACACGCTCCGGCAGGTGCACTTCGAGCGCACCGCGAACGGCAAGTACCTGGTGCAGAACCAGCGCGGCGGCACGCTGCCGGTCGGCTCCGGCGGCGACACCGACTTCACCCCGGTCGAGCTGCTGCTCGCGGCGATCGGGGCCTGCTCGGCGATCGACGTCGACGTGGTGACCAGCCGGCGCGCCGAGCCGACCGAGTTCCGCGCGGTCGTGCGCGGCGACAAGATCCGGGACGCCGAGCAAGGCAACCGGATGCAGAACCTGACCGTCGAGTTCAGCATCCACTTCCCCGCCGGCGAGGCCGGTGACAAGGCCCGCGAGGCGCTACCGCGCGCGGTGAAGATGTCCCACGACCGCCTCTGCACCGTCAGCCGCACGGTCGAGCTCGGCACCCCGGTGGCCCTCACCCTCAACGCGTCCGACGAGGCCTGA
- a CDS encoding Lrp/AsnC family transcriptional regulator, translating to MTETLDPTDWAILGELQRDGRLPLTELGRRVSLSASATTERVKRLETLGVISGYRAQINLARTGYAVLAVVRLKYPGNKHEPLRRLLAERTEILECLRTTGDDCYALKVAAGSMAHLEQLVNELTEFGSTTTNLVYSETQPYRAPVGPPAVS from the coding sequence ATGACCGAGACTCTGGATCCGACCGACTGGGCCATTCTCGGTGAGCTGCAGCGGGACGGCCGGCTGCCGCTGACCGAGCTGGGCCGACGGGTCAGTCTGAGCGCGTCGGCAACCACCGAGCGGGTCAAGCGGCTGGAGACGCTCGGCGTGATCAGCGGGTACCGCGCCCAGATCAACCTCGCGAGGACCGGGTACGCCGTACTGGCGGTGGTGCGGCTGAAGTATCCCGGCAACAAGCACGAACCGTTGCGCCGGTTGCTGGCCGAGCGGACCGAGATTCTCGAGTGCCTGCGGACCACGGGCGACGACTGCTACGCGCTGAAGGTGGCCGCTGGATCGATGGCGCACCTGGAGCAGTTGGTGAACGAGCTCACCGAGTTCGGCTCCACCACGACGAACCTGGTCTACAGCGAGACCCAGCCGTACCGTGCCCCGGTCGGACCGCCGGCAGTGTCGTGA
- a CDS encoding LLM class flavin-dependent oxidoreductase: MEIGVNVPNFGPGATPERLLAWARTVEGLGYDLLMMSDHVVITPDVAEQYPAPFYEPFTTLSWLAGSTSTIRLGTTVVIAPYRHPLLVARMAANLHQLSGRRFVLGVGVGWAAQEFAALGAEFRHRGRLTDELLDTVTTAWQDTDDYRADGLPIWVGGGMDAGPRRAVRYGAAWHPLRQTMPWLRDAAKCLRQVAEQQGRPVPGFAPRILLHLTDRPRPDTDRRAGEGSIDQILADLDELRLLGAHTVVLDPFVGDPAETEHPEVAWQALSTVKAQLSSAETEKL, from the coding sequence ATGGAAATCGGTGTGAACGTCCCCAACTTCGGCCCCGGCGCCACGCCGGAGCGGCTGCTCGCCTGGGCTCGTACGGTCGAGGGGCTCGGCTACGACCTGCTGATGATGTCGGACCACGTCGTCATCACGCCCGACGTCGCCGAGCAGTACCCGGCGCCGTTCTACGAGCCGTTCACCACGCTCAGCTGGCTGGCCGGCAGCACCAGCACGATCCGCCTCGGGACCACTGTGGTGATCGCGCCGTACCGGCACCCGCTGCTGGTCGCGCGGATGGCGGCCAACCTGCACCAACTCAGCGGCCGCCGATTCGTGCTCGGCGTCGGTGTCGGCTGGGCCGCCCAGGAGTTCGCCGCGCTCGGTGCCGAGTTCCGCCACCGCGGCCGGCTGACCGACGAGCTGCTCGACACCGTCACGACCGCCTGGCAGGACACCGACGACTACCGCGCCGACGGCCTCCCGATCTGGGTCGGCGGCGGAATGGACGCCGGCCCCCGTCGAGCCGTCCGGTACGGCGCCGCCTGGCACCCGCTGCGGCAGACCATGCCCTGGCTGCGCGACGCCGCGAAGTGCCTGCGGCAGGTCGCCGAGCAGCAGGGCCGGCCGGTTCCGGGCTTCGCCCCGCGGATCCTGCTGCACCTGACCGACCGGCCGCGACCGGACACCGATCGCCGGGCGGGCGAAGGATCGATCGACCAGATCCTCGCCGACCTCGACGAGTTGCGCCTGCTCGGAGCGCACACTGTCGTCCTGGACCCGTTCGTCGGCGACCCGGCCGAGACCGAGCACCCCGAGGTCGCGTGGCAGGCGCTGTCCACCGTCAAAGCACAACTGAGCTCAGCAGAAACGGAGAAACTGTGA
- a CDS encoding nucleoside deaminase, which produces MTTTADEGFLRRAIELAATADKSGNPPFGSLLAGPDGTVLAEDHNTSVTDNDITAHPELKLARWAAANLTPDVAAGTTMYTSCQPCRMCSGALERSGLGRVVYALSGDQLNALKPGGGFAPVPEDGPALYDEGRAVVENYYKS; this is translated from the coding sequence GTGACCACCACGGCTGACGAGGGCTTCCTCCGGCGGGCGATCGAGCTCGCCGCCACCGCGGACAAGTCGGGCAACCCGCCGTTCGGTTCGCTCCTGGCCGGCCCCGACGGGACCGTGCTCGCGGAGGACCACAACACCTCCGTCACCGACAACGACATCACCGCGCATCCCGAGCTGAAGCTGGCCCGCTGGGCGGCCGCGAACCTCACCCCGGACGTCGCCGCCGGGACCACGATGTACACCAGCTGCCAGCCGTGCCGGATGTGCAGCGGCGCCCTCGAACGCTCCGGCCTGGGCCGGGTCGTCTACGCGCTGTCCGGCGACCAGCTCAACGCGCTGAAGCCCGGCGGCGGGTTCGCGCCGGTACCGGAGGACGGCCCGGCGCTGTACGACGAGGGGCGAGCCGTCGTCGAGAACTACTACAAGAGCTGA
- a CDS encoding LppU/SCO3897 family protein: protein MTTTPPQPPQSPYQPGGYGRPQDQVGQAPYPQYTEQPGQPLYGQPQQSQPQYGQPQAPYEQAPPFGQPQAGHPGGPQYGQPQYGQPQYGAQQFGQPGPMPHGPQPGAVQCRFCGAFPAAQATVRGHVGLLVVMRFLKLEGPFCRTCGIATVREMTSKSMWQGWWGIGSAIVNPFIMLSNIGPWKTFKDLPEPAPGAPGRPMNLGKPLFQRPAVLGLLVPVMLIAVIVIANLDRASSAEAGACVQNKGTISNPNVKVVDCGSAEAEFKVLGKVSSSNSAQCEQYPGYTVAYTESRGSSGYTLCLGSK from the coding sequence GTGACCACCACTCCCCCGCAACCGCCCCAGAGCCCGTACCAGCCCGGCGGCTACGGTCGCCCGCAGGACCAGGTCGGCCAGGCACCGTACCCGCAGTACACCGAGCAGCCCGGCCAGCCCCTGTACGGCCAGCCCCAGCAGTCCCAGCCGCAGTACGGGCAGCCGCAGGCGCCGTACGAGCAGGCACCGCCGTTCGGTCAGCCGCAGGCCGGTCACCCGGGCGGACCGCAGTACGGCCAGCCCCAGTACGGGCAGCCTCAGTACGGCGCTCAGCAGTTCGGGCAGCCCGGGCCGATGCCGCACGGGCCGCAGCCGGGTGCTGTGCAGTGCCGGTTCTGCGGCGCGTTCCCGGCGGCGCAGGCGACCGTGCGCGGGCACGTCGGCCTGCTGGTCGTGATGCGCTTCCTCAAGCTGGAAGGCCCGTTCTGCCGCACCTGCGGGATCGCGACCGTGCGGGAGATGACGTCGAAGAGCATGTGGCAGGGCTGGTGGGGTATCGGTTCCGCAATCGTCAACCCGTTCATCATGCTGTCGAACATCGGTCCGTGGAAGACGTTCAAGGACCTGCCGGAGCCGGCTCCGGGTGCGCCCGGCCGGCCGATGAACCTGGGCAAGCCCCTCTTCCAGCGGCCGGCCGTACTGGGCCTGCTGGTGCCGGTCATGCTGATCGCCGTGATCGTGATCGCCAACCTGGACAGGGCGTCGTCGGCCGAGGCGGGCGCGTGCGTGCAGAACAAGGGCACGATCAGCAACCCGAACGTGAAGGTCGTCGACTGTGGCTCGGCGGAGGCCGAGTTCAAGGTGCTCGGCAAGGTCAGCTCCTCGAACTCCGCGCAGTGCGAGCAGTACCCGGGATACACCGTGGCGTACACCGAGTCGCGCGGCTCCTCGGGCTACACGCTCTGCCTCGGCTCCAAGTAG
- a CDS encoding helix-turn-helix transcriptional regulator, protein MRADRLVATLLLMQARGRVTAAELASELEISVATARRDLEALSTAGIPVYPQPGRNGGWSLLGGARTDLSGLTATEAQALFLLVGPAAAIAPEAKAALRKLVRALPESFRGDAEAAAEAVVIDPAGWGELDKARPVVVNDLQHAVVRRLKVRLSYAGRRGAPPSERLVDPLGLVAKDDVWYLIAGTERGQRTFRVDRVLEATVTDRPAERPDDFDLSVAWARVVDEMEQNRSLLAATVVMQERHLWVMQDRLGRHCEVLDSPGNGLVKIRVTAPSPLMIAQHLAGWGGSIEVLDPPSVQAELARLGGELVSRYGNDRARSEAAR, encoded by the coding sequence ATGCGAGCTGACCGGCTGGTGGCGACCCTGCTGCTGATGCAGGCCCGCGGCCGGGTGACCGCCGCGGAGCTGGCTTCCGAGCTGGAGATCTCGGTGGCGACCGCGCGGCGCGATCTCGAAGCGCTGTCGACGGCCGGCATCCCGGTCTACCCGCAGCCCGGCCGCAACGGCGGCTGGTCGCTGCTCGGGGGTGCGCGAACGGATCTGAGCGGCCTGACCGCGACGGAGGCGCAGGCGCTGTTCCTGCTGGTCGGTCCGGCGGCCGCCATCGCACCCGAGGCGAAGGCCGCGCTGCGCAAGCTCGTCCGGGCGCTACCGGAGAGCTTTCGCGGCGACGCGGAGGCAGCGGCCGAGGCGGTGGTGATCGACCCGGCCGGCTGGGGCGAGCTCGACAAGGCCCGCCCGGTCGTGGTCAACGACCTGCAGCACGCCGTCGTCCGGCGGCTCAAGGTCCGCCTCTCGTACGCCGGACGCCGGGGCGCGCCGCCGTCGGAGCGGCTGGTGGATCCGCTCGGTCTGGTCGCCAAGGACGACGTCTGGTACCTGATCGCGGGGACCGAGAGGGGTCAGCGCACGTTCCGGGTCGATCGGGTGCTGGAGGCAACGGTCACCGACCGGCCGGCGGAGCGGCCGGACGACTTCGACCTGTCGGTGGCGTGGGCCCGGGTGGTCGACGAGATGGAGCAGAACCGGTCGCTGCTCGCGGCGACCGTGGTCATGCAGGAGCGGCACCTGTGGGTGATGCAGGACCGCCTCGGCCGGCACTGCGAGGTGCTCGACTCCCCCGGCAACGGGCTGGTCAAGATCCGGGTCACGGCGCCGAGTCCGTTGATGATCGCGCAGCACCTGGCCGGCTGGGGCGGGTCGATCGAGGTGCTCGACCCGCCGTCGGTGCAGGCGGAGCTGGCCCGGCTCGGCGGCGAGCTGGTCAGCCGGTACGGCAACGATCGGGCACGCAGCGAAGCCGCGCGGTGA
- a CDS encoding winged helix DNA-binding domain-containing protein, producing the protein MVLTERELNRAAMARQMLVAREAVGVEDAVRRVVAVQAQHAASPYVALFNRVAGFDPAELDRAFAEQRVVKASLLRMTLHAVCADEHAHFRAVMMPATATARFAQSFAAGGLTAETSRVLAAELLQFASEPRTGAELEAWLGERLGTDAAAQVWWAMRSSAHLLHAPTGGPWSFGQRPVFVAAPWAEVLDAEKATEVLVRRYLQGFGPASVADIAQFAKITRSRVKVAISALSGELEELKGPGGVTLYDVPGAPRPAGDLPVPPRLMAMWDSVLLAYDDRGRVVPPEYKAAVTRTNGDVLPTLLVDGYVAGVWRGVESGIEAAAFQHLPDDVWQGLAAEARALSEMLRERDPKLYRSYDRWWNDVPVVETRVLATG; encoded by the coding sequence ATGGTGCTGACGGAGCGGGAGCTCAATCGGGCGGCGATGGCGCGGCAGATGCTGGTGGCGCGGGAGGCGGTCGGTGTCGAGGACGCCGTACGCCGGGTGGTGGCGGTGCAGGCACAGCACGCGGCCTCGCCGTACGTCGCGCTGTTCAACCGGGTGGCCGGGTTCGATCCCGCGGAGCTGGATCGGGCGTTCGCCGAGCAGCGGGTGGTGAAGGCGAGTCTGCTGCGGATGACTCTGCACGCGGTGTGCGCCGACGAGCACGCGCACTTCCGGGCCGTGATGATGCCGGCGACGGCGACGGCGCGCTTCGCCCAGTCGTTCGCCGCGGGTGGGCTGACCGCCGAGACCAGCCGGGTGCTGGCCGCGGAGCTGCTGCAGTTCGCGAGCGAGCCCAGGACCGGGGCGGAGCTCGAGGCATGGCTCGGTGAGCGGCTCGGGACGGACGCGGCGGCGCAGGTCTGGTGGGCGATGCGGTCGTCCGCGCATCTCCTGCACGCGCCGACCGGCGGCCCGTGGTCGTTCGGGCAGCGGCCGGTGTTTGTCGCCGCGCCCTGGGCGGAGGTGCTGGACGCGGAGAAGGCGACCGAGGTGCTGGTTCGGCGCTATCTGCAGGGCTTCGGTCCGGCGTCGGTCGCTGACATCGCGCAGTTCGCCAAGATCACGCGATCTCGGGTGAAGGTGGCGATCAGCGCGCTCTCCGGCGAGCTCGAGGAACTGAAGGGTCCCGGTGGCGTCACGCTGTACGACGTCCCCGGTGCGCCGCGTCCCGCCGGTGATCTGCCGGTGCCGCCGCGGCTGATGGCGATGTGGGACAGCGTGCTGCTCGCGTACGACGACCGCGGCCGCGTCGTCCCGCCGGAGTACAAGGCGGCGGTGACCCGCACCAACGGTGACGTGCTGCCCACCCTGCTGGTCGACGGGTACGTCGCCGGGGTCTGGCGAGGGGTCGAGAGCGGGATCGAGGCGGCCGCGTTCCAGCACCTGCCGGACGACGTCTGGCAAGGGCTCGCCGCCGAGGCGCGCGCTCTGTCGGAGATGCTGAGAGAGCGCGATCCCAAGCTCTACCGCAGCTACGACCGCTGGTGGAACGACGTCCCCGTGGTCGAGACCCGAGTGCTGGCGACGGGGTGA
- a CDS encoding class I SAM-dependent methyltransferase, translated as MDAIRRHTATNRTSWNQIAPSRPTPPPRFYLDGGSTLDDFEPGLLPDLAGRRMLHLACANGADSISWAFRGASVTGVDISDVAVAAANTLAQATGADARFLAADIYDLPAHLTDFDVVYSSWGVVCWLPDLDRWAEIVAARLRPGGTFLLCEHHPIWEVLAVRSDTLEVTVDYFGRNLPTTQTYDQSKRPTGSTATTEFDAFLWPVSDVVMSLVNAGLQLTHFTEAAQPDMYPGLTRSTFVPATYTIRTTKPV; from the coding sequence GTGGACGCCATCCGCCGGCACACGGCCACCAACCGCACCAGCTGGAACCAGATCGCGCCGTCCCGGCCGACCCCACCACCGCGGTTCTACCTCGACGGCGGCTCCACCCTCGACGACTTCGAACCCGGTCTGCTGCCCGACCTCGCCGGCCGCCGCATGCTGCACCTCGCCTGCGCCAACGGCGCCGACTCCATCTCCTGGGCCTTCCGCGGCGCCTCGGTCACCGGCGTCGACATCAGCGACGTCGCTGTGGCGGCCGCCAACACCCTCGCCCAGGCCACCGGCGCCGACGCCCGTTTCCTTGCCGCCGACATCTACGATCTGCCGGCCCACCTCACCGACTTCGACGTCGTCTACTCCAGCTGGGGCGTCGTCTGCTGGCTGCCCGACCTCGACCGCTGGGCCGAGATCGTCGCCGCCCGCCTCCGCCCCGGCGGCACCTTTCTCCTGTGCGAGCACCACCCGATCTGGGAGGTCCTGGCCGTCCGCAGCGACACCCTCGAGGTCACCGTCGACTACTTCGGCCGCAACCTCCCGACCACGCAGACCTACGACCAGTCGAAGCGCCCCACCGGCTCGACAGCCACCACCGAGTTCGACGCCTTCCTCTGGCCGGTCAGCGACGTCGTCATGAGCCTCGTCAACGCCGGCCTCCAGCTGACCCACTTCACCGAGGCCGCCCAGCCCGACATGTACCCCGGCCTCACCCGCAGCACCTTCGTCCCAGCCACCTACACCATCAGAACCACCAAGCCGGTCTGA
- a CDS encoding VOC family protein, with amino-acid sequence MTPNLFALCFFANDPPALGRFWSGVLGFELVHDDEDVVLVPNDDTGFRIRFKATSEPKAGPNQMHFDLTSTSLEDQQQTVARALELGGRHHDVGQLPEEEHVVLADPEGNEFCVIEPGNNFLADCGFIGALAGDGTQDLGYFWSKALDWPLVWDQDEETAIRSPHGGPKLTWGGPPLDVRQGRTRLHFDLAPPADGDQQAQADRLAALGATRIDDAPCEPTGLAMADPDGNQFCVLIPR; translated from the coding sequence ATGACGCCCAACCTATTCGCCTTGTGCTTCTTCGCGAACGACCCGCCGGCGCTCGGGCGCTTCTGGTCCGGCGTGCTGGGCTTCGAGTTGGTCCACGACGACGAGGACGTCGTGCTGGTGCCGAACGACGACACCGGGTTCCGGATCCGGTTCAAGGCGACGAGTGAGCCGAAGGCCGGGCCGAACCAGATGCACTTCGACCTCACGAGCACGTCCTTGGAGGACCAGCAGCAGACGGTCGCCAGGGCGCTCGAGCTCGGCGGCCGGCACCACGACGTCGGGCAGCTCCCGGAGGAGGAGCACGTCGTACTGGCCGATCCTGAGGGCAACGAGTTCTGCGTGATCGAGCCGGGCAACAACTTCCTGGCCGACTGCGGCTTCATCGGCGCACTGGCCGGCGACGGGACGCAGGATCTCGGGTACTTCTGGAGCAAGGCGCTGGACTGGCCGCTGGTCTGGGACCAGGACGAGGAGACCGCGATCCGCTCGCCGCACGGTGGCCCGAAGCTCACCTGGGGCGGTCCGCCGCTGGACGTCAGGCAGGGCAGGACCCGCCTGCACTTCGACCTCGCTCCCCCGGCCGACGGCGACCAGCAGGCACAGGCCGACCGCCTGGCCGCCCTCGGCGCGACCCGCATCGACGATGCCCCGTGCGAGCCCACCGGCCTCGCGATGGCCGACCCCGACGGCAACCAGTTCTGCGTCCTGATTCCCCGCTAG
- a CDS encoding GNAT family N-acetyltransferase produces the protein MKNHPLLAVRVTTPAVELRAASDDLLDELADVVRAGKAHADPAPYDDPMSLYEPDPELRVARWLRSIWRGRGRVEPDAWRLYFVVVVGGRPVGMQDLIGVHFRTFGTVTSFSWLADDHRGRGVGQEMRAAILHLAFDGLGASEASSDAFTDNHGSNAISRKLGYQPNGSDWATRQGEPGLLNHWRLTRDNWEQRRRDDIQLHNVEACHALLPLS, from the coding sequence ATGAAGAACCATCCGCTCCTGGCGGTACGCGTCACCACGCCGGCTGTGGAGTTGCGGGCTGCCAGCGACGATCTGCTGGACGAACTGGCGGACGTGGTCCGGGCCGGCAAGGCGCACGCCGACCCAGCGCCGTACGACGACCCGATGTCGTTGTACGAGCCAGATCCAGAGCTCCGGGTGGCCCGGTGGCTGCGGTCGATCTGGCGCGGCCGGGGGCGGGTCGAGCCCGACGCCTGGCGGCTGTACTTCGTGGTCGTCGTGGGCGGGCGCCCGGTAGGGATGCAGGACCTCATCGGGGTCCACTTCCGCACCTTCGGCACGGTCACCAGCTTCTCCTGGCTGGCCGACGACCACCGCGGACGCGGGGTGGGACAGGAGATGCGGGCCGCGATCCTGCACCTCGCGTTCGACGGGCTGGGAGCGAGCGAAGCGAGCAGCGACGCCTTCACGGACAACCACGGGTCGAACGCGATCTCACGGAAGCTCGGCTACCAGCCGAACGGTTCGGACTGGGCCACCCGGCAAGGCGAGCCCGGCCTGCTGAACCACTGGCGCCTGACCAGAGACAACTGGGAGCAGCGACGCCGAGACGACATCCAGCTCCACAATGTCGAGGCCTGTCACGCTCTCCTGCCGTTGTCCTGA
- a CDS encoding aldo/keto reductase encodes MEYRNLGRTGLKVSEVCLGAMHFGGPADEQTGVRMLDAFVEAGGTFIDTADVYNAGESEAVIGRWLKGRDRDALVVATKVYGTMGEGPNDDGLSRKHILAAVEASLRRLGTDYIDLYYTHVWDTATPIEETLSTLDTLVTSGKVRYLGASNVTGWQLQKSVDIARRAGMHGYSALQPLYNLLDREAEWELLAVCRNEGLGVMPWSPLRAGWLAGRFHRGMDAPPEGTRVAAAAERGLLESWEYYANERTWTVLDALHAIAGETGRSVAQVALRWLIQTDPVTAPIIGPRTFEHYTDNIGAAGWSLSDEQLAQLTTVSEKPAVYPYDLLRGFNR; translated from the coding sequence ATGGAGTACCGCAATCTGGGCAGGACCGGACTGAAGGTCAGTGAGGTGTGCCTGGGAGCGATGCATTTCGGTGGCCCGGCCGACGAGCAGACCGGTGTGCGGATGCTCGACGCGTTCGTCGAGGCCGGCGGCACGTTCATCGACACCGCCGACGTGTACAACGCGGGGGAGTCGGAGGCCGTCATCGGCCGGTGGCTGAAGGGCCGCGACCGCGACGCGCTCGTGGTCGCCACCAAGGTGTACGGGACCATGGGGGAGGGACCGAACGACGACGGACTGAGCCGCAAGCACATTCTCGCCGCCGTTGAGGCGAGTCTGCGCCGCCTCGGCACCGACTACATCGACCTGTACTACACGCACGTGTGGGACACGGCCACGCCGATCGAGGAGACCCTGTCCACGCTGGACACCCTGGTGACGTCGGGCAAGGTTCGCTACCTGGGAGCCAGCAACGTCACCGGTTGGCAGCTGCAGAAGTCCGTCGACATCGCGCGGCGGGCAGGCATGCACGGCTACAGCGCGCTGCAACCGCTGTACAACCTGCTCGACCGCGAGGCCGAGTGGGAACTGCTGGCCGTCTGCCGCAACGAAGGCCTCGGCGTGATGCCGTGGAGCCCGTTGCGGGCCGGGTGGCTGGCAGGCCGGTTCCACCGGGGGATGGACGCGCCGCCGGAAGGGACCCGGGTGGCGGCAGCGGCCGAGCGGGGGCTCCTGGAGTCGTGGGAGTACTACGCCAACGAGCGGACCTGGACGGTGCTCGACGCGCTGCACGCGATCGCGGGTGAGACCGGGCGGAGTGTCGCGCAGGTGGCGCTGCGCTGGCTGATCCAGACCGATCCCGTCACCGCGCCGATCATCGGTCCCCGCACCTTCGAGCACTACACCGACAACATCGGCGCAGCCGGCTGGTCGCTCAGCGACGAGCAGCTCGCCCAGCTCACGACCGTCAGCGAGAAGCCGGCCGTCTACCCGTACGACCTCCTGCGCGGCTTCAACCGCTGA
- a CDS encoding class I SAM-dependent methyltransferase, with the protein MKADHYDTFAESYARENESGLFNAYYARPAIIELAGDVSGRSILDAGCGAGPLSAVLRDRGAQITAFDSSPEMVALAQRRLGTDARVLLADLTAPLPFGTGEFDDVVASLVLHYFEDWSGPLAELHRVLKPGGRLILSVNHPVIRPVVYPEADYFATSPYTEEYTFDGHTASLTFWHRPLHAMTDAFTRAGFAISVISEPPYSPETPRELLPPDLGDRTSFLCFLFFVLEARPVG; encoded by the coding sequence ATGAAAGCTGATCACTACGACACATTCGCCGAGAGCTACGCGCGGGAGAACGAGTCCGGCCTGTTCAACGCCTACTACGCGCGCCCGGCGATCATCGAGCTCGCCGGGGACGTGAGCGGCCGGAGCATCCTGGACGCCGGCTGCGGCGCGGGACCGCTCTCGGCCGTGCTGCGGGACCGGGGCGCACAGATCACCGCTTTCGACTCCAGCCCGGAGATGGTGGCTCTGGCGCAGCGGCGGCTCGGAACGGACGCCAGGGTGCTGCTGGCCGACCTCACCGCGCCGTTGCCGTTCGGCACGGGGGAGTTCGACGACGTGGTGGCGTCCCTGGTGCTGCACTACTTCGAGGACTGGTCGGGGCCTTTGGCCGAGCTGCACCGCGTACTGAAGCCGGGTGGCCGCCTGATCCTCTCGGTGAACCACCCGGTGATCCGACCAGTGGTCTACCCGGAGGCCGACTACTTCGCGACCTCGCCGTACACCGAGGAGTACACGTTCGACGGCCACACCGCATCGCTGACCTTCTGGCACCGGCCGTTGCACGCGATGACCGACGCTTTCACCCGGGCCGGCTTCGCGATCTCGGTCATCAGCGAGCCGCCGTACTCACCCGAGACGCCGCGCGAACTGCTGCCGCCGGACCTGGGGGACCGTACGTCGTTCCTCTGCTTCCTCTTCTTCGTGCTCGAGGCCCGGCCGGTCGGCTGA
- a CDS encoding VOC family protein: MDMLKGEQIAAADLADWRKLAQGLHARYLVDDFSTGARFVAAVAGAGDALGHHPRVSIGNGYVDLKLVTDDAVYREDDGTEHIVEWVTQQDIDLARRITEIAADHQLDADPAAVSHIELGLDTARSATIAPVWAALLAGSAEAQGRGTPSDEIRDATGRVPNLWFGDADENGTPRQRFHIEVYVAPEVAEQRIAAAVAAGGSVVDDSNAPSLTVIADQDGNEAVLCVDTSAATTD, encoded by the coding sequence ATGGACATGCTCAAGGGTGAGCAGATCGCCGCGGCAGACCTGGCCGACTGGCGCAAGCTCGCCCAGGGACTGCATGCCCGCTACCTGGTTGACGACTTCAGCACCGGCGCACGGTTCGTCGCCGCGGTGGCCGGCGCGGGTGACGCGCTCGGCCACCACCCGCGCGTGTCGATCGGCAACGGGTACGTCGACCTCAAGCTCGTCACCGACGACGCCGTCTACCGCGAGGACGACGGCACCGAGCACATCGTCGAGTGGGTGACTCAGCAGGACATCGACCTCGCGCGACGGATCACCGAGATCGCCGCCGACCACCAGCTCGACGCCGACCCGGCCGCGGTCAGCCACATCGAGCTCGGTCTCGACACCGCCCGCTCCGCCACCATCGCCCCGGTGTGGGCCGCCCTGCTGGCCGGGAGCGCCGAGGCCCAGGGGCGCGGAACCCCCAGCGACGAGATCCGGGACGCCACCGGGCGGGTACCGAACCTGTGGTTCGGCGATGCCGACGAGAACGGGACTCCGCGTCAGCGGTTCCACATCGAGGTCTACGTGGCGCCCGAGGTGGCCGAGCAACGGATCGCCGCCGCCGTCGCCGCGGGCGGGAGCGTCGTCGACGACAGCAATGCGCCCTCGCTGACCGTGATCGCCGACCAGGACGGCAACGAGGCAGTCCTCTGCGTCGACACATCCGCCGCGACAACCGATTGA